GCAAGGAGGTCCCAAAGAGTAAGGATTCTCTTCCCAACATGGAAGACCTCACCATGGAGGGATCTCATTCATGCAACCACCTGAGGAGCCTTCCATCGATACTGCTTCTATGCACAGCGACCTGCTGCTCCCATGACCAGGTGAAAGATACAAAGCAGGAGCTGTGTATCATGAACGTTCTGGGGAGTTTCCTGGGCGGCATCGACAAGTCCAGTGGAACCTGACCATCAATAACTCATGCACACATCTTGCTCCTGTGCTCCTCCAGTGAGACCATTGTTTCCTTTCATTATGTCACAGCAGCACCCCGTCTCTCCTTTTGGAAGTTTGAAAAGTCTGGGATCATCGCAGACGTCCTACGAGAATCCGATTTCCACGGTTCCTCTTCACCGCAAACAATCTCTCTCATTAGGAAACGCTTAGACCCGTTAAGCAGCTTTACGCGCTTGTTCTTTTGCTGTGCAATTACAATCACAGCCTCCCGGAGGACGTCCCTGTTTCCAAGGATTACAGCAGTGAAGACGACCAAGAGGAGGCGCGACGGCTCCGGAGCCGCAGGAAGACGGCGTGCCAACCTCAACACTCCCTGATAGAGCAGTTGTTAGCATGAAGACATCAGAGTGATAGCCAGTGAAGTAAGACGTGTGAATGTggacttttgttttcctttccttctcaAGTCTGAATTATGAAATCACCCTCTTCCACCCTCTTTTTGTATCTATTTTTTCCCTCTCAGTCAgcattttcttctatttttcttGTGAACTGAAAAGATCAGTTTGGAAGGCAAAACGGAAGCAATGACATTTAATGATAGATTGTgatagtctctctctctctctatttatatatatatcatatatatatatattctcgaccacaatccgttccagacggccgttcgagaagcgaattgttcgaaatccgaatcgatttttcccattacaatgaatggaaaaagaaacaatgcgttccaagccttaaaatagtcttttgtaggagtgaatgtagagtgtctgctgcaggtgcgctgttcctctatgtgtgtggccgctgcatgtgggaggggttgccgagtgagtgacgtctctccagaagtgaagaggtgcccggtgcgtgtccagctctgaatgtgcgcttctgtgcagtttggctgtgacaaagtcataaccaagtaacgctctgtcccagactcacctcatccctgtcccagctccagtcgacaacaggacatcaaaccctggagtgcgcgctccagcacctcccctgtgacactctaccacggtccagtgtggagacaggaaaggttttacacctcaatatgaagaaaaaacagtcagtgaatgtagctaacaggacacgtctgcatacagaggctgcgttatacacaataacaaagggcGTCGCGGGTcaccttatgttttttctgacttatttcgggggcgttcgagttctggatattcgttcaaaatccgaagcaaaaaatctagaagtttttgttcgaattccgatttgtttgaattccgagacgttcgaaaaccgaggcaccactgtgtgtgtatatatatatatatatatatatatatatatatatatatatatatatatatatatatattgtgtgtggacatcatcataaataaacagaagTCAATACGGAAAtatatcaaaatgaaaataaatatttccattctttatttatattcatatttctaCTATCATTCCATAAGACACTTCTGCTTGACCAGTTTATTATTCTACatacaaaaacatatttgaattACTTTCcagaatatctttttttgaaGACATGTGAGACTAATAAAAAAGTAGCGTCTGTATACACAAGTATAAAGAACATATACGACAGTTGTGATTATGTGGCAAATAACACATCCGTTGTCCCAGACACCATTTTACTTGTGTTTTTTAAACTATAATAATCCTTCATGATCGTTATTTTTCAATCGCCATTCTGCCGACAGACTTAATATCTTACACGTCACGTATTTAGTTTTCTGATAGCAGACAGAACCCTTTTCGTGCTTCTCAGACAAGGCAAGTTTGTCCTCACTTCGTCACATCGACGGAACTGCGCCCCAAGTGGATCGCTTGGGAACTGAAAGAGGTAGAATTGCATGTTGTTCTGCTGCCATCTAGAGGCCATGCTATAGCAGTGAAGAGAGGCACAGCTCGGGAAGAGGACGCAAGTATTTCTGATTTCGCTCATGGAGTACGTTAATGATTTCATTAAGGCACTCGCAGTTGCGTATATAACAGTTTGCTTCCAACGTTACATGTTTAAATTGTACAGCTCCTCTACTTTATTTAACTTGAAATACCATGTTCACTCAGAACGGACGACAGAAACAGAGAAACTCCATTAagatttgaatgttttttaatCAAGTTACCAAAAGCAAACCGAAAGAGCGCAACTTGTACAAAACCATACATCATCCAGACAAAGACAGTAACCCAAATATTCACATGTCGCAGGTTCTGATCTGCTCCTGATCCATTGACAAGttaaagactaaaaaaaaaatacaatcctTCAGGTTTCACCAACTAAAATCTTTTaagtctttaaaataaaaatagagacGACAAAAACCCTGGCGTCTGCTCTCGTGTTCCTGAACTACAGACTCATACACACATACAGAtttatgctgaaaaaaaaaattaaaaggaaACCACATTGTCGGAACCAGAGGAGCCGGTCAGCCTACGCGGAGAGGTGGAGCTACGAGGACGACGCCGTCTCCTCTCACAAACAGCATGGGGATGTTCCTCTTTGTTGACTGTGAAATAGATCATTTGTTAAATGTGCCTTTTTTGTTTAGTCTAAGTTGAAGATCACAACATTTTAAATTGTAGGACTGTGTATTACATTAATAAGAGTGACACAAAATTTCATAATGATCTCTGGAATTCATTCAACTTCATGTATAATCCATTTAATATGTGGCTGAAAATCAAACTTATTCAGACTTTGATTCAGAGATATAATACGACCAAGAATTAGCAGCCTAGTAACCGCCAGATAGCACGAGGCAGTCCTGCATGTCTGCTTGTGTTGTACCTTATAAAGCTCCTCGTAGGTCTCCTCGTCGATCTCCACCGTCGTCACCGTCTCCTCCACATCCCCGAGGATCATGTTGAGATGCTGGTCATATGCCTGAACACCAGAAACAGAGCTTCATCACAGCTCCGGAGCAGTGAGGGGGAATAAATAATGTCAAATACTGACATGCAGGCGCCCCCGAAGTTCCCGGTCATTCCTCATCTTCACATAGATCCTCTCATCCAGACTCAGTCGGATCAGATCCAGAGGCTCCTCCACCGTGCTGGTGGTGGGTGGCTGCAGGACGATATCGTTTCATTGGAGGCCAAATGTCATGCAAGTTAAGTCACAGAACAGTGTTCGTTGACTTCATAGAGCAGATTaaccatctgctcttgggtcaagATTCAGAACACAGAATGTTTTGAAACCTCAGAAAAAATAAGTCCAACATACGAAATGTGAAGGAATCCACAAAGCGCTGTGCTATTGTCACAACATGTCTAATACAGTAGAAGATAGTGAACAAGACAGGCCGGTCAGCGGTGTCTTTCTAAGCGGTCAAACATTTCAAGAATAGTCGCATTCTTTCTAAATTAGAGGTCGGTGCAAGCAAGTCCGGTTCCATCTGTTTACAGTCCGCTGCCTGTGACCGACATcgcatttaaatatatatttaacacgTATTCCAAACGTAAGCCCAACAAGAGAATAAGGAATCGGTATGTTTTggcaaaaacatgtctgaacacCGCAAGACAAATACGAGGTTCGCCTCATCGCAGCTAACAGTTAGCCACGCTATGCGGTTTGACGGGACCAGCGTTGTCAAACTGCCCCCGCAATGCAGTAAACACGCTTATTTCATTGCAAATGTAACAGCACTCGCCACACGTTGGTCATGAAATAAAGTGGATGACGTGGCGGGCCATTTAAGTTAAGATAAGCGCATAAACTCTGACCTGCTCCACTTCGTCCGCCATGTTGCCGCTCGAGTCTGCGCGTCACCGCCACTCTGGTTCACTGACTATGGGTTGCCAGGTTCGAAGAAAAGACACAACGCCATGAAGAAAATGTCGGCTCTTCCCCATATTCGCTTAAGTCTAACATTTCCGACAATGCACGCTCACAAATCAACGGCGAGATCTATTATACCATTCTATCgaggaaacatttgaaacaacGTCGACTTCTTTTTACTGCTCATATTGAAAGCCGCAGTTGCCACTACGCATGCGTACAACGAGACATGGCAACCCAGGGTTGATAACGGCAGgaccattttttttatataactcAGCCTCTTCCAGACTTTTCCATCGTCCACGTTGCTGCCTGCGACAGTGCTGGTGCTGGTGAGTGCTGTAgctcaatatataaatatatatttactcaGCTGTGACTCATTTAAAGGCTGTACTTTTCTCTCGTCCCTGCTTTCGGTTCAGACGTGGTACCTGTTCAAGCACCTTGTTGCGCCCGTTATCGGTGAAACTGTcagaaaattgaaaacaataacCTCAGGCTGAATGATTCCAAGTAACACATTGAAGGGAGGGGTTATATAATggcgaacaacacttcaaataTGTCATTGCTGATCTACAGTGGAATatgatatatattattataataatataatggtgtttcttaataataataataattgtgagACTTATAAAGTCGGCTCCTCATTTCAGACTCATTTAACTGAGGTATATTTCATCCCAAGTTCATGGAATTGGATTTCTGTTGAGACTTGTGTTTCTCCTGACAGTTGCAGTGATGCGTCCCCAGGAACCAC
Above is a window of Synchiropus splendidus isolate RoL2022-P1 chromosome 6, RoL_Sspl_1.0, whole genome shotgun sequence DNA encoding:
- the lsm3 gene encoding snRNA-associated Sm-like protein LSm3, with the translated sequence MADEVEQPPTTSTVEEPLDLIRLSLDERIYVKMRNDRELRGRLHAYDQHLNMILGDVEETVTTVEIDEETYEELYKSTKRNIPMLFVRGDGVVLVAPPLRVG